A window of Microbacterium luteolum contains these coding sequences:
- a CDS encoding MinD/ParA family ATP-binding protein produces MTPKNSKDPEENPLGVLDDAASVDTAVIGILGGTAQVSVTLPKDDDDDLDDEGVVDGEVVGDLVIDDLAVVAAPQLAPAPKAVSAPVTPAVLKSPSPAVDEPAKADPSPKDVPGIFIGPIVIDEPVAVAPAGETVSPEEIVHEAELEPIDDEPIDDEPESATINDESESEPEPEPEPEPEPEPEPEPEPEPEPEPEPEPEPEPEPEPEPEPEPEPEPEPEPEPEPEPAPVADVPDPAPTHAEEAAVAARFLARATADSDAAPVAAAAAGIPAVKESAAVSSPDEKSVVPQPTRAAARADVTLTSKRLDDLGDSSRESADLLTADRLLDPHRITKPEPEGAWSHFLYTVSGRRINIGDGRRARERKALSARIAAPLTGGARFVPVLSRKGGVGKTTITALLGMALADARDDRVIAVDANPDRGTLAERIVRPAHNKSVRDLVRIHEDVRGYHDISAIVARDATRLDVLASDSDPRIAEAFSDSDYRDVAGVAAHYYSLVLTDTGTGIVHSVMSATLDLADQIVIVSGLSVDEARLASETLTWLETNGYAEQAREAIVVLNQSTPGAPLVRLNELHSHFATRAKSVVRMPYDPQIAGGGTIVFANLLPETRVAARRLAALLVEDLRAKGA; encoded by the coding sequence GTGACCCCGAAGAACAGCAAAGACCCTGAAGAGAACCCGCTGGGGGTGCTCGATGACGCCGCGTCCGTGGACACGGCCGTCATCGGCATCCTCGGCGGGACAGCCCAGGTGAGCGTGACGTTGCCGAAGGACGATGACGACGATCTCGATGACGAGGGCGTCGTCGACGGAGAGGTCGTCGGCGACCTGGTCATCGATGACCTGGCCGTCGTGGCGGCCCCCCAGCTCGCACCTGCACCGAAGGCCGTCTCCGCACCCGTGACACCGGCCGTGCTGAAGTCTCCGTCTCCGGCGGTCGACGAGCCCGCTAAGGCGGACCCGTCACCGAAGGACGTTCCCGGCATCTTCATCGGACCCATCGTCATCGACGAGCCCGTGGCCGTCGCGCCTGCGGGGGAGACGGTCTCGCCCGAGGAGATCGTCCACGAAGCCGAGCTGGAGCCGATCGACGACGAGCCGATCGACGACGAGCCCGAATCGGCGACGATCAACGATGAGTCTGAGTCTGAGCCTGAGCCTGAGCCTGAGCCTGAGCCTGAGCCTGAGCCTGAGCCTGAGCCTGAGCCTGAGCCTGAGCCTGAGCCTGAGCCTGAGCCGGAGCCGGAGCCGGAGCCGGAGCCGGAGCCTGAGCCCGAGCCCGAGCCCGAGCCCGAACCCGAGCCCGAGCCCGAACCCGAGCCGGCCCCCGTCGCGGACGTGCCGGATCCCGCCCCGACGCACGCCGAAGAGGCTGCCGTCGCCGCCCGATTCCTGGCGAGGGCGACCGCCGATTCCGATGCGGCTCCGGTCGCAGCCGCCGCCGCGGGAATCCCCGCCGTGAAGGAGAGCGCAGCCGTGTCCAGTCCCGACGAGAAGTCCGTCGTTCCGCAGCCCACGCGCGCGGCCGCCCGAGCGGACGTGACGCTGACCTCGAAGCGCCTGGACGACCTGGGTGATTCCTCGAGAGAGTCCGCTGATCTGCTCACAGCCGATCGCCTGCTCGACCCGCATCGCATCACCAAGCCCGAGCCCGAGGGGGCGTGGAGCCACTTCCTCTACACCGTGTCCGGACGTCGCATCAACATCGGCGACGGCCGGAGGGCCCGCGAGCGGAAGGCGCTCAGCGCTCGTATCGCCGCACCTCTCACCGGGGGCGCGCGGTTCGTTCCGGTGCTGTCCCGCAAGGGCGGCGTCGGCAAGACGACGATCACCGCCCTTCTCGGCATGGCGTTGGCCGACGCGCGCGACGACCGAGTGATCGCCGTCGATGCCAATCCCGATCGCGGGACTCTGGCCGAGCGCATCGTCCGGCCGGCCCACAACAAGTCGGTGCGCGACCTCGTCCGGATCCACGAAGACGTCCGGGGGTACCACGACATCTCTGCCATCGTGGCGCGCGATGCCACGCGCCTCGACGTGCTCGCCTCCGACTCCGACCCGCGCATCGCCGAGGCTTTCAGCGACAGCGACTACCGGGATGTCGCCGGCGTGGCGGCGCACTACTACTCGCTGGTGCTGACCGACACCGGGACGGGCATCGTGCACTCCGTGATGTCGGCGACCCTCGATCTCGCCGATCAGATCGTCATCGTGTCGGGGCTGAGCGTCGATGAGGCACGGCTCGCCTCGGAGACCCTCACCTGGCTCGAGACGAACGGCTACGCGGAGCAGGCGCGCGAGGCGATCGTGGTGCTGAACCAGTCGACGCCTGGCGCGCCCCTCGTGCGGTTGAACGAGCTGCACAGCCACTTCGCCACCCGTGCCAAGAGCGTGGTCCGGATGCCGTACGACCCGCAGATCGCCGGGGGAGGGACCATCGTGTTCGCCAACCTCCTGCCTGAGACACGGGTCGCCGCGCGCCGACTCGCCGCGCTCCTGGTCGAGGACCTGCGGGCGAAGGGCGCCTGA
- a CDS encoding AMP-dependent synthetase/ligase, with protein MVQFEVPAIVPADPDANVSDLLFKRVQATPDRALFSVPEGEGWRDISAADFQTAVIALAKGFAATGIQPGEKVGFLARTTYEWTLVDFALFYAGAVMVPIYETSSPSQIQWILEDSGAIALVVESPEHFARVDEVRGDLPLIREVWQLHLGAIDTLTAQGSSITDDEIERRRNLAVGSDIATLIYTSGSTGRPKGCVLTHSNFVELTRNSAKALDAVVQTPGASTLLFITTAHVFARFISILDIHAGVRTGHQPDTRQLLPALGSFKPTFLLAVPRVFEKVYNSAEQKAEAGGKGKIFRAAADVAIEHSKLLEEGKKIPFGMKLKFALFNKLVYSKLRTAMGGNVVYAVSGSAPLGPRLGHFFHSFGVVILEGYGLTETTAPATVNLADKSKIGTVGPALPGVGVRLGEDGEIEVRGINVFKEYWNNPEATAEAFSEGGWFRTGDIGSFDSEGFLTITGRKKEIIVTAGGKNVAPAALEDPIRANPIIGQVVVVGDQRPFISALVTLDPEMLPTWLANNGLDAKMSLVDASRNDAVRAEVQRAVDGANARVSRAESIRKFTILDSEWTEASGHLTPKLSIKRNVIMSDFADEISAIYDEPVSTTNVAIGG; from the coding sequence GTGGTCCAGTTTGAAGTCCCCGCGATCGTCCCCGCCGACCCCGACGCAAACGTCTCGGACCTCTTGTTCAAGCGCGTCCAGGCCACACCCGACCGTGCGCTGTTCTCGGTGCCCGAGGGCGAAGGCTGGCGCGACATCTCCGCCGCCGACTTCCAGACGGCCGTGATCGCCCTGGCGAAGGGATTCGCCGCGACCGGAATCCAGCCGGGCGAGAAGGTCGGGTTCCTCGCACGTACGACGTACGAGTGGACGCTCGTCGACTTCGCGCTCTTCTACGCCGGCGCCGTGATGGTACCGATCTACGAGACCAGCTCCCCCTCCCAGATCCAGTGGATCCTCGAGGACTCCGGAGCGATCGCCCTCGTCGTCGAGTCGCCCGAGCACTTCGCCCGCGTCGACGAGGTCCGCGGGGACCTTCCGCTGATCCGCGAGGTCTGGCAGCTGCACCTCGGCGCGATCGACACACTGACCGCCCAGGGCTCGTCGATCACGGATGACGAGATCGAGCGTCGCCGCAACCTGGCCGTCGGGTCCGACATCGCCACCCTCATCTACACCTCGGGCTCGACCGGACGCCCGAAGGGCTGCGTGCTCACGCACAGCAACTTCGTCGAGCTCACACGCAACTCCGCGAAGGCACTCGACGCGGTCGTGCAGACGCCGGGCGCCTCGACCCTCCTGTTCATCACGACGGCCCACGTCTTCGCGCGGTTCATCTCGATCCTCGACATTCACGCCGGCGTGCGCACGGGCCACCAGCCCGACACCCGCCAACTGCTCCCGGCGCTCGGCTCGTTCAAGCCGACCTTCCTCCTCGCCGTCCCGCGCGTGTTCGAGAAGGTCTACAACTCCGCCGAGCAGAAGGCCGAGGCCGGCGGCAAGGGCAAGATCTTCCGCGCAGCCGCCGACGTCGCCATCGAGCACTCGAAGCTGCTCGAGGAGGGCAAGAAGATCCCCTTCGGGATGAAGCTCAAGTTCGCGCTGTTCAACAAGCTCGTGTACAGCAAGCTGCGCACGGCGATGGGCGGGAACGTGGTCTACGCCGTGTCGGGTTCCGCTCCCCTGGGCCCGCGCCTCGGCCACTTCTTCCACAGCTTCGGCGTCGTGATCCTCGAGGGCTACGGCCTGACAGAGACGACCGCACCCGCCACCGTCAACCTGGCCGACAAGTCGAAGATCGGCACGGTCGGCCCGGCCCTCCCTGGCGTCGGCGTACGTCTCGGCGAGGACGGCGAGATCGAGGTCCGCGGCATCAACGTATTCAAGGAGTACTGGAACAACCCCGAGGCCACGGCCGAGGCGTTCAGCGAGGGCGGCTGGTTCCGTACCGGCGACATCGGCAGCTTCGACTCCGAGGGCTTCCTCACGATCACCGGTCGCAAGAAGGAGATCATCGTCACGGCCGGAGGCAAGAACGTCGCTCCTGCCGCGCTCGAGGACCCGATCCGCGCGAATCCGATCATCGGCCAGGTCGTCGTCGTCGGCGACCAGCGTCCGTTCATCTCGGCATTGGTCACCCTCGACCCAGAGATGCTGCCGACGTGGCTGGCGAACAACGGACTCGACGCCAAGATGTCGCTCGTGGACGCCTCCCGGAACGATGCGGTCCGCGCCGAGGTTCAGCGCGCCGTCGACGGTGCGAACGCGCGCGTGTCGCGCGCCGAGTCGATCCGCAAGTTCACGATCCTCGATTCGGAATGGACCGAGGCCTCGGGCCACCTGACGCCGAAGCTCTCGATCAAGCGCAACGTCATCATGAGCGATTTCGCCGACGAGATCTCCGCGATCTACGACGAGCCGGTCTCGACGACCAACGTGGCGATCGGCGGCTGA
- the def gene encoding peptide deformylase, producing the protein MAVRDIRIFGDPVLRTVCAPIEDIDEGVRALVADLVETVELPGRAGVAAPQIGVALRAFSYNIDGDIGYVLNPVLTEVRGEPAPTGEGCLSVPGLWHDAQRHPWARVEGTDLDGNPVVLEGDGLLAQALQHETDHLDGKLFLSRLDPETRKQAMREVRESAWF; encoded by the coding sequence ATGGCCGTCCGCGACATCCGCATCTTCGGCGACCCCGTCCTCCGCACCGTGTGCGCCCCGATCGAGGACATCGACGAGGGCGTGCGCGCACTGGTGGCCGACCTCGTCGAGACGGTCGAGCTGCCCGGACGAGCGGGTGTGGCCGCTCCGCAGATCGGCGTGGCGCTGCGCGCCTTCAGCTACAACATCGACGGCGACATCGGGTACGTGCTCAACCCTGTGCTCACCGAGGTGCGTGGCGAGCCCGCACCGACCGGCGAGGGCTGCCTCTCGGTCCCCGGGCTCTGGCACGATGCGCAGCGGCACCCGTGGGCGCGCGTCGAGGGGACCGACCTCGACGGGAACCCCGTGGTGCTCGAGGGCGACGGCCTCCTCGCACAGGCGCTCCAGCACGAGACGGATCACCTCGACGGCAAGCTGTTCCTGTCGCGGCTCGACCCGGAGACCCGCAAGCAGGCGATGCGCGAGGTGCGCGAGAGCGCCTGGTTCTGA
- a CDS encoding class II 3-deoxy-7-phosphoheptulonate synthase, with protein sequence MLPHHIDALDAWRSLPIKQQPQWPDADRVADVSRQIAALPPLVFAGEVDNLRDRLARAASGKAFLLQGGDCAETFAGATAEQIRNRIKTVLQMAVVLTYGASMPIVKMGRMAGQFAKPRSSDSETRGDVTLPAYRGDIVNGYDFTEGSRLADPGRLLQGYHTAVSTLNLIRAFTQGGFADLREVHSWNKGFAQNPANQRYERMAAEIDRAIKFMEAAGADFDELKRVEFFTGHEGLLMDYERPMTRIDSRTDTPYNTSAHFLWIGERTRDLDGAHVDYFSKIRNPIGVKLGPTTSPDTALALIDKLDPEREPGRLTFITRMGAGKIRDALPPLLEAVRDSGAQPLWVTDPMHGNGITTPTGYKTRRFDDVVDEVRGFFEAHRAVGTFPGGIHVELTGDDVTECLGGSEQIDEAALATRYESLCDPRLNHMQSLELAFLVAEELEKR encoded by the coding sequence ATGCTCCCGCACCACATCGACGCCCTTGATGCATGGCGCTCGCTTCCCATCAAGCAGCAGCCGCAGTGGCCCGACGCGGACCGCGTCGCCGACGTCTCCCGACAGATCGCGGCTCTCCCGCCGCTGGTCTTCGCGGGTGAGGTCGACAACCTCCGCGATCGCCTCGCGCGCGCAGCATCCGGGAAGGCGTTCCTGCTCCAGGGTGGCGACTGCGCCGAGACCTTCGCCGGCGCGACCGCCGAGCAGATCCGCAACCGCATCAAGACGGTGCTGCAGATGGCCGTCGTGCTCACGTACGGCGCCTCGATGCCCATCGTCAAGATGGGGCGCATGGCGGGGCAGTTCGCCAAGCCGCGCTCCAGCGACTCCGAGACCCGTGGCGACGTCACTCTTCCCGCGTACCGCGGCGACATCGTCAACGGCTACGACTTCACCGAGGGCTCCCGCCTGGCCGATCCCGGTCGGCTGCTGCAGGGATACCACACGGCGGTCTCCACGCTGAACCTCATCCGCGCCTTCACGCAGGGTGGTTTCGCCGACCTCCGCGAGGTGCACTCGTGGAACAAGGGCTTCGCGCAGAACCCTGCCAACCAGCGCTACGAGCGCATGGCCGCCGAGATCGACCGCGCCATCAAGTTCATGGAGGCGGCCGGCGCCGACTTCGACGAACTGAAGCGCGTCGAGTTCTTCACCGGCCACGAGGGCCTGCTGATGGACTACGAGCGGCCGATGACGCGCATCGACTCCCGCACGGACACGCCGTACAACACCTCGGCGCACTTCCTGTGGATCGGTGAGCGCACGCGCGATCTCGACGGCGCGCACGTCGACTACTTCTCGAAGATCCGCAATCCCATCGGTGTGAAGCTCGGCCCGACGACCTCGCCGGACACCGCCCTTGCGCTGATCGACAAGCTCGACCCCGAGCGCGAGCCCGGCCGCCTGACGTTCATCACGCGGATGGGCGCGGGCAAGATCCGCGACGCGCTTCCGCCGCTGCTGGAGGCCGTTCGCGACTCCGGCGCGCAACCGCTGTGGGTGACCGACCCGATGCACGGCAACGGCATCACGACGCCGACCGGCTACAAGACGCGTCGCTTCGACGACGTGGTCGACGAGGTGCGCGGCTTCTTCGAGGCGCACCGCGCTGTCGGCACGTTCCCCGGCGGCATCCACGTGGAGCTCACCGGAGACGATGTCACCGAATGCCTCGGAGGTTCCGAGCAGATCGACGAGGCGGCACTCGCCACGCGTTACGAGAGCCTGTGCGACCCGCGTCTGAACCACATGCAGTCGCTCGAGCTCGCGTTCCTCGTCGCCGAGGAGCTCGAGAAGCGCTGA
- a CDS encoding lysophospholipid acyltransferase family protein, which produces MFYWLMKYVVIGPVVKAIFRPWIVGRKNVPANGAAILASNHLSFADSIFLPLVIDRPMSFLAKSDYFTGRGLKGFATKFFMKATGQIPIDRSGGKASEASLNTGLQVLGGGDLLGIYPEGTRSPDGKLYRGRTGIARMALEAKVPVVPVIMVDTDTAMPIGQRLPRIMRVGIVIGEPLDFSRYAGMENDRYILRSVTDEIMVALHRLGQQEYEDVYASTVKDRLPSRVTEGS; this is translated from the coding sequence ATGTTCTACTGGCTGATGAAGTACGTCGTGATCGGCCCCGTGGTCAAGGCGATATTCCGCCCCTGGATCGTGGGTCGCAAGAACGTGCCCGCGAACGGCGCGGCGATCCTCGCCAGCAACCACCTCTCCTTCGCGGATTCCATCTTCCTGCCGCTGGTCATCGATCGTCCGATGTCGTTCCTCGCGAAGAGCGACTACTTCACCGGTCGCGGCCTGAAGGGCTTCGCGACGAAGTTCTTCATGAAGGCCACGGGTCAGATTCCGATCGACCGGTCAGGGGGCAAGGCTTCTGAGGCCTCTCTGAACACCGGGCTGCAGGTGCTCGGCGGCGGAGACCTGCTCGGCATCTACCCCGAGGGAACGCGCAGCCCCGACGGAAAGCTCTACCGCGGGCGCACCGGCATCGCCAGGATGGCGCTCGAGGCCAAGGTCCCCGTCGTCCCGGTCATCATGGTCGACACCGACACGGCCATGCCGATCGGGCAGCGGCTGCCCCGCATCATGCGCGTCGGCATCGTCATCGGCGAACCGCTCGACTTCTCCCGCTACGCCGGAATGGAGAACGACCGGTACATCCTGCGCTCCGTCACCGACGAGATCATGGTGGCCCTGCACCGCCTCGGCCAGCAGGAGTACGAGGACGTCTACGCGTCGACCGTGAAGGACCGGCTTCCCTCCCGCGTCACAGAGGGCTCGTAG